Proteins encoded in a region of the Drosophila sechellia strain sech25 chromosome 2L, ASM438219v1, whole genome shotgun sequence genome:
- the LOC6613668 gene encoding voltage-dependent calcium channel type D subunit alpha-1 isoform X4, which produces MNTGDRKEQASLTPQQQQSPQQSEQQQPITRHDALDSSSANNKLNHKHNNDKDKDTTSDKNWEAGRDLLPASVVIVDESCATKSQKQPIEPSIVSRSGATSSSQRRRQLQFQRQKEAKLYDRGDGDREREREREASTSTSTSTSASTTTTNTVMGGGELVNCIAYDDNTLVIERKPSPSSPSTSRRYLKAETPTRGSRKYNRKSSAKSDLEVVVVKPEHHHQHRSPTITLPVPANPLTTSASAGSSPTGAGLGAGLGTASGTVLQQSCSALDPPDDPNQPSGTRRRPTSTELALSNVTSQIVNNATYKLDFKQRRRKSNNGGSESGSLTGIATGPATSPAAAGPTSSSGKRRKSSCTSCGGGGISAPPPRLTPEEAWQLQPQNSVTSAGSTNSSFSSGGGRDDNSSYSAVGGDSSSSNSCNCDITGDNSTLHGFGVGDVCSFIADCDDNSEDDDGDPNNQDLSSQTLRTAAIVAAVAAAAKEQAQEQSLADCESFSDRRQDADEDVRIIQDSCGGNNDSLEDVGEVDDNADVVVRKNSRNRPSIRRTCRITEEDDDEDENADYGDFDREDQELDDEEPEGTTIDIDEQEQQHDQGDSAEEEDDDEDVDEYFEEEEDDTQAFSPFYSSSAELIDNFGGGAGKFFNIMDFERGASGGGGFSPNGNGGPGSGDVSRTARYDSGEGDLGGGNNIMGIDSMGIANIPETMNGTTIGPSGAGGQKGGAAAGAAGQKRQQRRGKPQPDRPQRALFCLSVKNPLRALCIRIVEWKPFEFLILLTIFANCIALAVYTPYPGSDSNVTNQTLEKVEYVFLVIFTAECVMKILAYGFVLHNGAYLRNGWNLLDFTIVVIGAISTALSQLMKDAFDVKALRAFRVLRPLRLVSGVPSLQVVLNSILKAMVPLFHIALLVLFVIIIYAIIGLELFSGKLHKACRDEITGEYEENIRPCGVGYQCPPGYKCYGGWDGPNDGITNFDNFGLAMLTVFQCVTLEGWTDVLYSIQDAMGSDWQWMYFISMVILGAFFVMNLILGVLSGEFSKERNKAKNRGDFQKLREKQQIEEDLRGYLDWITQAEDIEPDAVGGLISDGKGKQPNEMDSTENLGEEMPEVQMTESRWRKMKKDFDRVNRRMRRACRKAVKSQAFYWLIIVLVFLNTGVLATEHYGQLDWLDNFQEYTNVFFIGLFTCEMLLKMYSLGFQGYFVSLFNRFDCFVVIGSITETLLTNTGMMPPLGVSVLRCVRLLRVFKVTKYWRSLSNLVASLLNSIQSIASLLLLLFLFIVIFALLGMQVFGGKFNFDGKEEKYRMNFDCFWQALLTVFQIMTGEDWNAVMYVGINAYGGVSSYGALACIYFIILFICGNYILLNVFLAIAVDNLADADSLSEVEKEEEPHDESAQKKSHSPTPTIDGMDDHLSIDIDMEQQELDDEDKMDHETLSDEEVREMCEEEEEDSNSEVSARVTARPRRLSEVSMKKTKKPIPRGSAFFIFSYTNRFRVFCHWLCNHSNFGNIILCCIMFSSAMLAAENPLKANDDLNKVLNKFDYFFTAVFTIELILKLISYGFVLHDGAFCRSAFNLLDLLVVCVSLISLVSSSNAISVVKILRVLRVLRPLRAINRAKGLKHVVQCVIVAVKTIGNIVLVTCLLQFMFAVIGVQLFKGKFFKCTDGSKMTQDECYGTYLVYDDGDVHKPRLREREWSNNRFHFDDVAKGMLTLFTVSTFEGWPGLLYVSIDSNKENGGPIHNFRPIVAAYYIIYIIIIAFFMVNIFVGFVIVTFQNEGEQEYKNCDLDKNQRNCIEFALKAKPVRRYIPKHGIQYKVWWFVTSSSFEYTIFILIMINTVTLAMKFYNQPLWYTELLDALNMIFTAVFALEFVFKLAAFRFKNYFGDAWNVFDFIIVLGSFIDIVYSEIKSKDTSQIAECDIVEGCKSTKKSAGSNLISINFFRLFRVMRLVKLLSKGEGIRTLLWTFIKSFQALPYVALLIVLLFFIYAVVGMQVFGKIALDGGNAITANNNFQTFQQAVLVLFRSATGEAWQEIMMSCSAQPDVKCDMNSDTPGEPCGSSIAYPYFISFYVLCSFLIINLFVAVIMDNFDYLTRDWSILGPHHLDEFIRLWSEYDPDAKGRIKHLDVVTLLRKISPPLGFGKLCPHRMACKRLVSMNMPLNSDGTVLFNATLFAVVRTSLSIKTDGNIDDANSELRATIKQIWKRTNPKLLDQVVPPPGNDDEVTVGKFYATYLIQDYFRRFKKRKEQEGKEGHPDSNTVTLQAGLRTLHEVSPALKRAISGNLDELDQEPEPMHRRHHTLFGSVWSSIRRHGNGTFRRGAKATASQSNGALAIGGSASAALGVGGSSLVLGTVDPAGGDYLYDTLNRSVADGVNNITRNIMQARLAAAGKLQDELQGAGSGGELRTFGESISMRPLAKNGGGAATVAGTLPPEANAINYDISDSSLKTTEC; this is translated from the exons ATGAATACAG GAGACCGTAAGGAGCAAGCCTCGTTAAcaccgcaacagcaacaatcgCCGCAGCAGTCAGAGCAACAGCAACCAATTACCCGACACGATGCCTTGGATAGTTCTAGTGCTAACAATAAACTAAATCATAAACACAATAACGATAAGGATAAGGATACCACTAGCGATAAGAACTGGGAGGCGGGCAGAGATTTATTGCCGGCCAGTGTTGTCATCGTCGATGAATCATGTGCCACGAAAAGTCAGAAACAACCAATCGAGCCGAGCATTGTTTCGCGAAGTGGAGCCACCTCCTCATCGCAACGTCGCCGGCAATTGCAATTCCAGCGGCAAAAGGAGGCCAAACTTTATGACCGTGGAGATGGGGATCGGGAACGCGAACGAGAGCGGGAAGCCTCGACCTCGACCTCAACCTCGACCTccgcctccaccaccaccacgaaTACTGTGATGGGTGGCGGGGAGCTGGTGAACTGTATAGCCTACGATGACAACACCCTGGTCATCGAGAGGAAACCCTCGCCCTCCTCCCCGTCCACCAGCCGGCGTTATCTGAAGGCCGAAACGCCGACGCGTGGCAGTCGAAAGTACAACCGCAAGTCATCGGCGAAAAGTGATTTGGAAGTGGTCGTTGTCAAACCGGAACACCATCATCAGCATCGATCGCCGACGATAACGCTTCCGGTTCCGGCTAACCCACTTACCACATCGGCATCGGCGGGATCCTCGCCCACGGGAGCGGGATTGGGAGCCGGATTGGGAACTGCCTCGGGAACAGTCCTGCAGCAAAG CTGCAGTGCACTTGATCCGCCCGATGATCCGAATCAGCCCAGCGGGACCAGGAGGCGACCCACCAGCACCGAGCTCGCTCTCAGCAACGTCACCAGTCAGATTGTGAACAACGCCACCTACAAGCTAGACTTCAAGCAACGTCgtcgcaaaagcaacaacggAGGCAGTGAGTCAGGATCTCTAACCGGAATAGCCACAGGACCGGCGACAAGTCCCGCAGCAGCAGGACCAACCAGTTCCAGCGGCAAGCGGCGCAAGTCCAGTTGCACATCCTGCGGCGGAGGAGGCATCAGTGCCCCGCCCCCGAGACTAACGCCCGAGGAGGCGTGGCAACTGCAACCACAGAACAGTGTTACCAGTGCCGGCAGCACAAACAGTAGTttcagcagcggcggcggacGCGACGATAATAGTAGTTACAGTGCCGTCGGcggcgacagcagcagcagcaatagtTGCAACTGCGATATCACCGGTGATAACAGTACATTGCATGGTTTTGGCGTCGGCGACGTTTGTAGTTTTATCGCCGATTGTGACGACAATAGCGAGGACGACGACGGCGATCCGAATAACCAGGATCTCAGCTCGCAAACCCTGCGCACAGCGGCCATCGTAGCGGCAGTTGCGGCTGCAGCCAAGGAACAGGCCCAGGAGCAATCGCTCGCCGACTGCGAGAGCTTCAGCGATCGGCGGCAGGATGCCGATGAGGACGTCCGCATCATCCAGGATAGCTGCGGCGGCAACAACGACTCACTCGAAGACGTCGGCGAGGTGGACGACAACGCCGACGTTGTCGTGAGAAAGAACTCGAGGAATCGTCCCTCGATCAGAAGGACATGCAGGATAAccgaggaggacgacgacgaaGACGAGAACGCGGACTACGGTGATTTCGATCGGGAGGATCAAGAGCTAGACGACGAGGAGCCCGAGGGCACCACCATTGACATTGATGAGCAGGAACAGCAGCACGACCAAGGGGATTCCGCTGAAGAGgaagacgacgacgaggacgtCGACGAGTACtttgaggaggaggaggacgacacGCAGGCCTTTTCGCCATTCTACTCCAGTTCCGCGGAGCTAATTGATAATTTTGGTGGCGGTGCGGGCAAGTTCTTCAACATTATGGACTTCGAGCGTGGAGCCTCCGGCGGGGGAGGCTTTTCGCCAAACGGCAACGGTGGTCCCGGCAGCGGAGATGTTTCCCGGACGGCGAGATACGACTCGGGGGAGGGGGATCTGGGCGGTGGCAACAATATCATGG GCATCGATTCTATGGGCATTGCAAACATTCCGGAAACCATGAACGGCACGACAATTGGACCAAGTGGAGCTGGTGGCCAAAAaggtggtgctgctgcaggTGCCGCCGGCCAAAAGAGACAACAGCGCCGTGGAAAACCGCAACCAGACAGACCACAACGAGCATTATTTTGCCTGAGCGTCAAGAATCCCCTGCGAGCCTTGTGCATTCGCATCGTGGAGTGGAA ACCATTTGAGTTCCTTATTTTGTTAACCATTTTTGCCAACTGTATTGCCTTGGCTGTTTACACCCCTTATCCGGGCAGCGATTCAAACGTGACGAATCAAACCTTG GAAAAAGTTGAATATGTATTCCTAGTTATATTCACAGCGGAATGTGTTATGAAAATTTTAGCATATGGTTTTGTGTTACATAATGGTGCATATCTAAGAAATGGATGGAATTTATTAGATTTTACAATTGTAGTTATAGG GGCGATAAGTACTGCACTCTCCCAATTGATGAAGGACGCCTTTGATGTTAAGGCCCTACGTGCCTTTCGAGTGCTACGTCCACTGCGACTTGTATCGGGTGTACCAA GTCTACAGGTTGTGCTGAATTCAATTTTAAAGGCCATGGTGCCACTGTTTCACATTGCACTCCTGGTCCTATTCGTAATCATAATCTATGCAATCATTGGCCTAGAGCTCTTCTCTGGCAAATTGCACAAGGCGTGTCGCGATGAGATCACAG GTGAATACGAAGAAAACATCCGGCCCTGCGGAGTGGGTTACCAGTGTCCACCGGGCTACAAGTGCTACGGCGGATGGGATGGACCAAACGACGGCATCACCAACTTCGACAACTTCGGCCTGGCCATGTTGACGGTGTTCCAGTGCGTCACCCTTGAGGGCTGGACTGATGTCCTATATAGC ATCCAAGATGCAATGGGCAGCGATTGGCAGTGGATGTACTTCATTTCCATGGTTATCCTGGGTGCCTTCTTCGTGATGAATCTGATTCTCGGTGTGTTGTCCGGTGAGTTCTCCAAGGAGCGTAACAAGGCCAAGAACCGCGGCGACTTCCAGAAGCTGCGCGAGAAGCAGCAGATCGAAGAGGATCTGCGGGGCTATCTCGATTGGATTACCCAAGCCGAGGACATTGAACCAGACGCCGTTGGAGGTCTGATATCCGATGGCAAGGGCAAGCAGCCCAACGAAATGGATTCCACCGAGAACCTGGGCGAAGAAATGCCCGAGGTCCAAATGACTGAATCACGATGGCGCAAAATGAAGAAGGACTTCGATCGAGTCAATCGCCGAATGCGAAGGGCCTGTCGCAAGGCAGTCAAGTCCCAGGCCTTCTACTGGCTCATCATCGTTTTGGTGTTTCTCAACACAGGTGTCTTGGCCACGGAGCATTATGGCCAGCTGGATTGGCTGGATAATTTCCAGG agtACACCAACGTGTTCTTCATCGGTCTGTTCACCTGCGAAATGTTGTTGAAGATGTACAGCTTGGGCTTTCAGGGCTACTTCGTTTCGCTGTTCAAtcgttttgattgttttgtagTAATTGGCAGCATTACGGAAACCCTGCTAACGAACACGGGAATGATGCCTCCATTGGGTGTCTCCGTGCTGCGTTGTGTACGCCTCCTGAGAGTCTTCAAAGTAACTAA GTACTGGCGGTCTCTCTCAAATCTCGTCGCTTCCCTATTGAACTCTATACAATCGATTGCTTCACTTTTGTTACTGCTCTTCCTATTTATTGTGATATTTGCTCTGCTGGGCATGCAAGTTTTTGGcggtaaatttaattttgatggCAAAGAGGAGAAGTATCGAATGAACTTCGATTGCTTCTGGCAGGCTCTACTCACAGTGTTTCAG ATCATGACTGGTGAGGATTGGAATGCTGTGATGTATGTGGGCATTAATGCCTATGGCGGTGTGTCCTCCTATGGTGCCTTGGCCTGtatttactttattattttgttcaTATGCGGTAACTACATCCTGCTAAACGTGTTCTTGGCCATTGCTGTGGATAATTTGGCCGATGCCGACTCGCTCTCTGAGGTCGAAAAAGAAGAGGAACCT CACGATGAATCTGCTCAGAAGAAGTCTCATAGTCCGACTCCAACAATTGATGGCATGGATGATCATCTCAGCATAGATATCGATATGGAGCAACAGGAACTGGATGATGAAGACAAAAT GGACCATGAAACTCTATCAGACGAGGAAGTCCGTGAAATGTGtgaggaggaagaggaag ACTCCAATTCCGAAGTATCAGCACGTGTCACTGCACGACCCCGGCGATTATCCGAAGTCAGCATGAAGAAGACTAAAAAGCCCATCCCGCGAGGCAGTGcctttttcattttcagttaCACGAACAG ATTTCGCGTCTTCTGCCACTGGCTTTGCAATCACAGCAATTTCGGCAACATTATCCTGTGTTGCATTATGTTTTCATCGGCTATGTTGGCAGCAGAGAATCCTCTGAAAGCCAATGATGACCTGAATAAA GTGCTCaataaatttgattattttttcaCGGCAGTTTTCACAATAGAACTGATTCTGAAATTGATTTCATACGGCTTCGTATTACACGACGGAGCCTTTTGCAGATCCGCATTTAATCTATTAGATTTACTTGTGGTCTGCGTGTCATTGATATCTCTAGTGTCCAG TTCGAATGCGATTTCAGTCGTGAAAATTCTACGTGTGCTCCGTGTTTTAAGGCCACTCAGAGCCATTAATCGTGCCAAGGGACTGAAG CATGTTGTTCAATGTGTCATAGTCGCTGTTAAGACTATCGGAAATATTGTGCTCGTCACATGCCTACTGCAGTTCATGTTTGCCGTAATAGGAGTCCAATTGTTTAAG GGCAAGTTTTTCAAGTGCACAGATGGTTCCAAAATGACTCAAGATGAATGCTA CGGAACCTATTTGGTCTATGATGATGGCGATGTTCATAAGCCGCGACTCAGGGAACGGGAATGGAGTAACAATCGCTTCCATTTCGATGATGTGGCCAAGGGCATGTTGACATTATTCACGGTGTCCACCTTTGAGGGTTGGCCAGG TTTACTGTATGTTTCAATTGATTCGAATAAGGAAAACGGCGGTCCAATACACAACTTCCGTCCGATCGTAGCTGCCTACTATATAAtctacattattattattgcctTCTTCATGGTGAACATATTCGTCGGTTTCGTTATCGTCACTTTCCAAAATGAGGGTGAACAGGAATATAAGAATTGTGATCTGGATAAAAATCAGCGCAATTGCATAGAGTTTGCCTTGAAAGCGAAACCCGTTAGACGCTATATACCCAAGCATGGTATACAATATAAGGTCTGGTGGTTCGTCACGTCATCATCCTTCGAGTACACAATATTCATACTGATCATGATAAACACGGTAACACTGGCTATGAAGTTTTATAATCAGCCGTTGTGGTACACGGAACTTTTAGATGCTTTGAATATGATATTTACGGCGGTGTTTGCTttggaatttgtttttaaattagcCGCGTTTCGATTTAAG AACTACTTTGGAGATGCCTGGAACGTCTTCGATTTTATCATCGTTTTAGGCAGTTTCATTGACATTGTCTACTCCGAAATTAAG AGCAAGGATACCTCTCAGATAGCAGAATGCGACATTGTAGAGGGCTGCAAATCCACCAAGAAATCA GCTGGTTCAAATTTAATATCCATCAATTTCTTCCGACTGTTCCGTGTGATGCGACTCGTCAAGCTACTCAGCAAAGGCGAAGGCATTCGAACATTACTGTGGACTTTTATTAAATCCTTCCAAGCACTTCCATATGTAGCCCTGCTAATTGTGCTTCTATTTTTCATTTATGCAGTTGTGGGGATGCAG GTTTTCGGCAAAATTGCTCTAGATGGTGGCAACGCCATCACGGCCAATAACAATTTCCAAACGTTCCAGCAGGCTGTTTTAGTACTCTTCCGATCGGCCACCGGAGAAGCTTGGCAGGAAATTATGATGTCCTGCTCGGCGCAACCGGATGTGAAGTGCGATATGAATTCAGATACGCCGGGAGAACCATGCGGTTCCTCAATAGCCTATCCCTACTTTATTTCCTTCTATGTTCTCTGCTCGTTTTTG ATCATTAATCTTTTCGTGGCCGTCATTATGGACAACTTTGACTATCTGACTCGGGATTGGTCCATTTTGGGTCCCCATCACCTGGACGAGTTTATTCGTCTTTGGAGCGAGTACGATCCGGACGCCAAGGGGCGCATCAAACACTTGGATGTGGTCACATTGCTGAGAAAGATCTCCCCACCACTTGGCTTCGGCAAACTGTGTCCACATAGAATGGCCTGCAAGCGACTGGTTTCCATGAACATGCCCCTCAACTCAGATGGAACGGTTCTCTTCAATGCCACACTGTTTGCGGTGGTCCGCACTTCGCTGAGCATCAAAACTGATGGTAACATCGATGATGCCAACTCCGAGCTGCGCGCCACTATCAAGCAGATCTGGAAGCGTACCAATCCGAAGCTTCTGGATCAGGTGGTACCACCGCCGGGCAACGATGACGAGGTGACCGTCGGCAAGTTCTACGCCACATATCTAATTCAGGACTACTTCCGGCGCTTCAAGAAGCGCAAGGAACAGGAGGGCAAGGAGGGTCATCCGGACAGCAATACAGTCACGCTGCAGGCCGGCTTGCGAACCCTACACGAAGTGTCCCCAGCTCTCAAGAGAGCCATCTCGGGCAATCTCGACGAGCTGGACCAGGAGCCGGAGCCCATGCATCGT CGCCACCATACGCTTTTTGGCAGCGTGTGGTCATCGATCCGCCGACATGGAAACGGAACCTTCAGGCGAGGTGCCAAGGCCACTGCTTCGCAGAGCAATGGAGCCTTGGCGATCGGTGGATCAGCTTCCGCAGCCTTGGGTGTGGGCGGTAGCTCACTGGTCCTGGGGACCGTCGATCCCGCTGGCGGGGATTATCTATACGACACCTTGAACCGCAGCGTAGCCGACGGAGTGAACAATATAACGCGGAACATAATGCAGGCACGTTTGGCGGCAGCCGGAAAGCTGCAGGACGAACTGCAGGGGGCAGGGAGTGGCGGAGAGCTAAGGACATTCGGCGAGAGCATATCCATGCGACCGCTGGCGAAAAATGGAGGCGGAGCGGCCACTGTGGCCGGAACACTGCCGCCTGAGGCGAATGCCATTAACTATGA cATAAGTGATTCGAGTTTAAAAACCACCGAGTGCTGA